Proteins encoded by one window of Lacerta agilis isolate rLacAgi1 chromosome 11, rLacAgi1.pri, whole genome shotgun sequence:
- the LOC117055277 gene encoding G-protein coupled receptor 4-like produces MNATHSTCPVALNTTKYFTIPMYSVALTAGLPLNCLALWAVITHIKKSIVLSVYVLNVVLANLLQTLLLPFWIAYSSRNHHWILGQVACVVVGVVHSTNFYAKNNFLCLIAMDRYIGLIHPMKFHRLQTMSSATMVSVVAWLLVAILCAAGIWLEMKDLGTWQGNCLDSIQLGKDYAHFKMSTMSLTLFIPCILMGFFYLRVLLEVRKMASLHQRVKQRIYGFISVILASYFLLYTPFQLVSFYKFYWALELEKDNICDFKRSIFNSMYFTWCLATLGNILDPLLYVLLLKDVQVELKDHLSFKGHRTETTHKLEDLPLHSTMEQT; encoded by the coding sequence ATGAATGCCACCCACTCAACCTGCCCTGTGGCTTTAAACACCACCAAATACTTCACAATTCCTATGTACTCTGTGGCACTGACCGCTGGGCTGCCTCTGAATTGTTTGGCCCTTTGGGCCGTGATAACCCACATTAAAAAGTCCATTGTTCTCTCGGTCTATGTGCTTAACGTAGTGCTGGCCAACCTCTTGCAGACTCTGCTGCTACCCTTCTGGATTGCTTACAGTTCCCGCAACCACCACTGGATCCTAGGGCAAGTGGCCTGTGTGGTCGTTGGTGTGGTCCACTCCACAAACTTCTATGCCAAGAACAACTTCCTGTGCCTCATTGCCATGGACCGTTACATAGGGTTAATTCACCCAATGAAGTTCCACAGATTGCAGACAATGAGCAGTGCCACCATGGTGAGCGTTGTGGCTTGGCTCCTGGTGGCCATTTTGTGTGCTGCTGGCATCTGGCTAGAGATGAAGGACTTGGGGACATGGCAAGGGAACTGTTTAGACAGCATCCAATTAGGCAAGGACTATGCACACTTCAAGATGTCCACCATGAGCCTCACTTTATTCATTCCTTGCATTCTCATGGGATTCTTCTACCTTAGGGTGCTGCTTGAGGTCAGGAAGATGGCATCTCTGCATCAAAGAGTAAAACAGAGGATCTATGGCTTTATCTCCGTTATCTTGGCCTCCTACTTCCTGCTCTATACTCCCTTCCAACTGGTTTCATTTTATAAATTCTACTGGGCACTGGAGCTGGAAAAGGACAATATCTGTGATTTTAAGAGGAGCATTTTCAATTCCATGTACTTTACTTGGTGTTTAGCCACCTTGGGTAATATATTGGATCCCCTTCTTTACGTCCTGCTCCTTAAAGATGTTCAGGTTGAGCTTAAAGATCATCTCAGTTTCAAAGGTCACAGGACAGAAACCACACATAAGTTGGAAGATCTTCCTTTACATTCCACAATGGAACAGACATAA